The genomic window GCGTGGCCTGTCCCGCGGAGCACCGCCGTCATCCGCCCGGTTAAGGTCTGCGGAGCGCCGTCTACGACGAAGTGATAGGTCATATCGGCCATGATCCAGGCGATTGTCCCCTCTGCTCCGATATGAATCCCGGAGAGCTCAAGTGAGATCGCCTCAGTCTTCGCAAACTCGCGCTCAATGTGCCTGCGGTAAGCCTCCTTCCCGATAACCCTCTCATCGACCCCGATTCCGAAACCCCGGAAATCAGGGTCGGTAAGCGCCATGATGCCCTCGATGTCTTTTCTCCCGATGGCCTCCGCCATTCGCTGGAGCATCGCCATGATCTGGTTCCGTGTCTGTTCACTGACACGCATGAAGAGGTGTCCTGTCAAAAGAGAGATATTCGTTTCGAGGAGATGTGCTGTTTCAGGCCGG from Methanoculleus thermophilus includes these protein-coding regions:
- a CDS encoding nuclear transport factor 2 family protein, with protein sequence MRVSEQTRNQIMAMLQRMAEAIGRKDIEGIMALTDPDFRGFGIGVDERVIGKEAYRRHIEREFAKTEAISLELSGIHIGAEGTIAWIMADMTYHFVVDGAPQTLTGRMTAVLRGTGHAWVFAQMHYSLPAEGRSYRRV